In Carya illinoinensis cultivar Pawnee chromosome 6, C.illinoinensisPawnee_v1, whole genome shotgun sequence, a single genomic region encodes these proteins:
- the LOC122313410 gene encoding alpha-amylase 3, chloroplastic-like isoform X1 gives MSTVSIEPLLHHYVRGGVKYGPKSKTFKPCYFNCSPNRKLLFHAPSFCNFRPSSFHALRASSSTDTALVETLESADVFFKETFPLNRVETVEGKIFIRLHRGQNNENMQLAVGCNLPGKWILHWGVSYLDDVGSEWDQPPAEMIPQGSIPIKDYAIETPLKKALSPDGDAFYEVMIDLIPNSAIAAINFVLKDDETGAWYQHRGRDFKVPLVDYLQDDGNMVGAKRSLSMWPGAFGPLSNLVLGAEVSHTNDSDGTNEFREPKQESRSLEGFYEQPIAKHVALENSVTVSVRKCTETAKSLLYVETDLPGDVVIHWGVYRDDAKSWEIPSGPHPPETIFFRDKALRTRLQPKEGGDGCWGSFTLEQGLEGFVFVLKLDEGTWLKCMGNDFYIPLPSSSSLLTKSRQDLSESAQIPDNNAEPNEKASLSAYTDEIINDIRNLVSNISTEKSRKTKTKEAQESILQEIEKLAAEAYSIFRSSIPTFSEEAVVKSVEPKPSAKICSGTGTGFEIMCQGFNWESHKSGRWYMELKERASKLSSLGFTVIWLPPPTESISPEGYMPKDLYNLNSRYGNIDELKEVVKTFHDVGIKVLGDVVLNHRCAHYKNQNGVWNIFGGRLNWDERAVVADDPHFQGRGNKSSGDNFHAAPNIDHSQDFVRRDLIEWLCWLRKEIGYDGWRLDFVRGFWGGYVKDYLEASEPFFAVGEYWDSLSYTYGEMDHNQDPHRQRIIDWINATNGTAGAFDVTTKGILHSALERCEYWRLSDQKGKPPGVLGWWPSRAVTFIENHDTGSTQGHWRFPGGKEMQGYSYILTHPGTPTVFYDHIFSHHESEIAALISLRNRNKIHCRSTVQITKAERDVYAAIIDENVAVKIGPGHYEPPSEPQRWSLAVEGKDYKVWETS, from the exons ATGTCGACCGTGAGCATAGAGCCTCTGCTCCACCACTATGTTCGTGGTGGCGTTAAGTACGGTCCCAAATCCAAGACTTTCAAGCCCTGCTATTTTAATTGCTCTCCGAATCGTAAGCTGCTCTTCCATGCCCCGAGCTTCTGCAACTTCAGGCCTTCCAGCTTTCACGCTCTCAGAGCTAGCTCTTCTACCGATACAGCTCTCGTGGAGACCTTGGAATCCGCCGACGTCTTCTTTAAGGAGACTTTCCCTCTGAACCGAGTCGAAACG GTGGAGGGAAAAATCTTCATCAGGCTACATCGCGGGCAGAATAATGAGAATATGCAGCTCGCTGTAGGTTGTAATCTTCCCGGGAAATGGATTCTTCACTGGGGAGTTTCTTATTTGGACGATGTTGGCAG TGAATGGGATCAACCTCCTGCTGAAATGATACCACAGGGTTCAATTCCCATCAAG GACTATGCTATAGAGACACCTTTAAAGAAAGCATTATCACCGGATGGAGATGCTTTTTATGAAGTGATGATTGATCTTATCCCGAACAGTGCAATCGCTGctataaattttgttttaaag GATGATGAAACTGGTGCTTGGTATCAGCACAGAGGAAGAGATTTCAAGGTGCCTCTAGTAGACTACCTTCAAGATGATGGCAATATGGTAGGAGCAAAGAGGAGCCTCAGTATGTGGCCAG GGGCTTTTGGGCCGCTATCAAACTTGGTCCTTGGGGCAGAAGTCTCACACACTAATGATTCAGACGGCACCAATGAATTCAGAGAGCCTAAACAAGAAAGTAGGAGCCTAGAAGGTTTCTATGAGCAGCCTATTGCAAAACATGTAGCTCTTGAGAACTCAGTCACTGTTTCTGTTAGAAAGTGCACAGAGACAGCTAAAAGTCTTCTGTATGTGGAAACCGATCTACCTGGAGATGTTGTCATTCACTGGGGAGTTTACAGAGATGATGCTAAAAGCTGGGAAATCCCATCCGGCCCACATCCACcagaaacaatattttttagggACAAGGCTTTGCGGACACGATTGCAG CCAAAAGAGGGAGGAGATGGATGTTGGGGCTCATTTACTCTAGAACAAGGACTTGaaggttttgtttttgtgcTCAAGCTAGATGAGGGCACTTGGTTGAAATGTATGGGAAATGACTTCTACATTCCTCTCCCAAGTTCTAGTAGCTTGCTTACTAAATCCAGACAGGATCTATCTGAAAGTGCACAGATACCTGACAATAATGCAGAACCAAATGAAAAAGCATCCCTTAGTGCATATACTGATGAAATaataaatgacataaggaaccTGGTAAGCAACATTTCTACTGAGAAGAGTCGAAAGACCAAAACTAAAGAAGCACAAGAAAGTATTCTTCAGGAAATTGAAAAGCTTGCTGCTGAGGCCTATAGTATCTTCAGGAGCTCAATTCCAACTTTCTCAGAGGAAGCTGTTGTTAAATCTGTGGAACCTAAACCTTCAGCCAAAATATGCTCAGGGACAGGCACAGGGTTTGAAATAATGTGCCAAGGGTTTAACTGGGAATCTCATAAATCTGGAAGATGGTACATGGAGCTGAAAGAAAGAGCTTCAAAATTATCTTCACTTGGTTTCACTGTGATATGGTTACCACCGCCTACAGAATCTATATCACCCGAAGGATACATGCCAAAAGATTTATACAATTTAAATTCCAG ATATGGAAATATTGATGAGctgaaagaagtggtgaagacATTCCATGATGTTGGTATTAAAGTTCTTGGAGATGTTGTCTTGAATCATCGCTGTGCACACTATAAGAATCAGAATGGTGTTTGGAACATCTTTGGTGGCCGTTTAAATTGGGATGAGCGTGCAGTGGTTGCAGATGATCCGCATTTTCAG GGTAGAGGCAACAAAAGTAGTGGAGATAATTTCCATGCTGCTCCAAATATTGATCATTCCCAAGATTTTGTGAGGAGGGATCTCATAGAATGGTTATGTTGGCTGAG GAAGGAAATTGGGTACGATGGATGGAGGCTTGATTTTGTGAGGGGATTTTGGGGTGGTTATGTCAAAGACTACCTGGAGGCAAGTGAACCTTTCTTTGCTGTTGGCGAGTATTGGGATTCCCTCAGTTATACATATGGTGAAATGGATCACAATCAAGATCCACATAGACAGAGAATTATTGACTGGATCAATGCAACTAATGGAACTGCTGGGGCCTTTGATGTCACCACCAAAGGGATTCTTCATTCA gcCCTGGAAAGATGTGAATATTGGCGATTATCTGATCAAAAGGGAAAACCTCCTGGGGTTCTTGGGTGGTGGCCATCGCGTGCTGTTACCTTTATAGAGAATCATGACACTGGTTCTACTCAG GGTCACTGGAGATTCCCAGGTGGAAAGGAGATGCAAGGATATTCTTACATCCTGACTCATCCAGGAACACCCACGGTGTTCTATGACCACATTTTCTCTCACCACGAATCTGAAATTGCAGCTCTGATATCTCTCAGAAACCGGAATAAAATCCACTGTCGCAGTACT GTTCAAATCACCAAGGCGGAAAGGGATGTGTATGCAGCCATCATTGATGAAAATGTTGCAGTGAAGATAGGACCAGGTCATTATGAACCCCCAAGTGAGCCCCAGAGATGGTCTTTAGCTGTTGAGGGAAAAGATTACAAGGTCTGGGAAACATCTTGA
- the LOC122313410 gene encoding alpha-amylase 3, chloroplastic-like isoform X2 produces the protein MQLAVGCNLPGKWILHWGVSYLDDVGSEWDQPPAEMIPQGSIPIKDYAIETPLKKALSPDGDAFYEVMIDLIPNSAIAAINFVLKDDETGAWYQHRGRDFKVPLVDYLQDDGNMVGAKRSLSMWPGAFGPLSNLVLGAEVSHTNDSDGTNEFREPKQESRSLEGFYEQPIAKHVALENSVTVSVRKCTETAKSLLYVETDLPGDVVIHWGVYRDDAKSWEIPSGPHPPETIFFRDKALRTRLQPKEGGDGCWGSFTLEQGLEGFVFVLKLDEGTWLKCMGNDFYIPLPSSSSLLTKSRQDLSESAQIPDNNAEPNEKASLSAYTDEIINDIRNLVSNISTEKSRKTKTKEAQESILQEIEKLAAEAYSIFRSSIPTFSEEAVVKSVEPKPSAKICSGTGTGFEIMCQGFNWESHKSGRWYMELKERASKLSSLGFTVIWLPPPTESISPEGYMPKDLYNLNSRYGNIDELKEVVKTFHDVGIKVLGDVVLNHRCAHYKNQNGVWNIFGGRLNWDERAVVADDPHFQGRGNKSSGDNFHAAPNIDHSQDFVRRDLIEWLCWLRKEIGYDGWRLDFVRGFWGGYVKDYLEASEPFFAVGEYWDSLSYTYGEMDHNQDPHRQRIIDWINATNGTAGAFDVTTKGILHSALERCEYWRLSDQKGKPPGVLGWWPSRAVTFIENHDTGSTQGHWRFPGGKEMQGYSYILTHPGTPTVFYDHIFSHHESEIAALISLRNRNKIHCRSTVQITKAERDVYAAIIDENVAVKIGPGHYEPPSEPQRWSLAVEGKDYKVWETS, from the exons ATGCAGCTCGCTGTAGGTTGTAATCTTCCCGGGAAATGGATTCTTCACTGGGGAGTTTCTTATTTGGACGATGTTGGCAG TGAATGGGATCAACCTCCTGCTGAAATGATACCACAGGGTTCAATTCCCATCAAG GACTATGCTATAGAGACACCTTTAAAGAAAGCATTATCACCGGATGGAGATGCTTTTTATGAAGTGATGATTGATCTTATCCCGAACAGTGCAATCGCTGctataaattttgttttaaag GATGATGAAACTGGTGCTTGGTATCAGCACAGAGGAAGAGATTTCAAGGTGCCTCTAGTAGACTACCTTCAAGATGATGGCAATATGGTAGGAGCAAAGAGGAGCCTCAGTATGTGGCCAG GGGCTTTTGGGCCGCTATCAAACTTGGTCCTTGGGGCAGAAGTCTCACACACTAATGATTCAGACGGCACCAATGAATTCAGAGAGCCTAAACAAGAAAGTAGGAGCCTAGAAGGTTTCTATGAGCAGCCTATTGCAAAACATGTAGCTCTTGAGAACTCAGTCACTGTTTCTGTTAGAAAGTGCACAGAGACAGCTAAAAGTCTTCTGTATGTGGAAACCGATCTACCTGGAGATGTTGTCATTCACTGGGGAGTTTACAGAGATGATGCTAAAAGCTGGGAAATCCCATCCGGCCCACATCCACcagaaacaatattttttagggACAAGGCTTTGCGGACACGATTGCAG CCAAAAGAGGGAGGAGATGGATGTTGGGGCTCATTTACTCTAGAACAAGGACTTGaaggttttgtttttgtgcTCAAGCTAGATGAGGGCACTTGGTTGAAATGTATGGGAAATGACTTCTACATTCCTCTCCCAAGTTCTAGTAGCTTGCTTACTAAATCCAGACAGGATCTATCTGAAAGTGCACAGATACCTGACAATAATGCAGAACCAAATGAAAAAGCATCCCTTAGTGCATATACTGATGAAATaataaatgacataaggaaccTGGTAAGCAACATTTCTACTGAGAAGAGTCGAAAGACCAAAACTAAAGAAGCACAAGAAAGTATTCTTCAGGAAATTGAAAAGCTTGCTGCTGAGGCCTATAGTATCTTCAGGAGCTCAATTCCAACTTTCTCAGAGGAAGCTGTTGTTAAATCTGTGGAACCTAAACCTTCAGCCAAAATATGCTCAGGGACAGGCACAGGGTTTGAAATAATGTGCCAAGGGTTTAACTGGGAATCTCATAAATCTGGAAGATGGTACATGGAGCTGAAAGAAAGAGCTTCAAAATTATCTTCACTTGGTTTCACTGTGATATGGTTACCACCGCCTACAGAATCTATATCACCCGAAGGATACATGCCAAAAGATTTATACAATTTAAATTCCAG ATATGGAAATATTGATGAGctgaaagaagtggtgaagacATTCCATGATGTTGGTATTAAAGTTCTTGGAGATGTTGTCTTGAATCATCGCTGTGCACACTATAAGAATCAGAATGGTGTTTGGAACATCTTTGGTGGCCGTTTAAATTGGGATGAGCGTGCAGTGGTTGCAGATGATCCGCATTTTCAG GGTAGAGGCAACAAAAGTAGTGGAGATAATTTCCATGCTGCTCCAAATATTGATCATTCCCAAGATTTTGTGAGGAGGGATCTCATAGAATGGTTATGTTGGCTGAG GAAGGAAATTGGGTACGATGGATGGAGGCTTGATTTTGTGAGGGGATTTTGGGGTGGTTATGTCAAAGACTACCTGGAGGCAAGTGAACCTTTCTTTGCTGTTGGCGAGTATTGGGATTCCCTCAGTTATACATATGGTGAAATGGATCACAATCAAGATCCACATAGACAGAGAATTATTGACTGGATCAATGCAACTAATGGAACTGCTGGGGCCTTTGATGTCACCACCAAAGGGATTCTTCATTCA gcCCTGGAAAGATGTGAATATTGGCGATTATCTGATCAAAAGGGAAAACCTCCTGGGGTTCTTGGGTGGTGGCCATCGCGTGCTGTTACCTTTATAGAGAATCATGACACTGGTTCTACTCAG GGTCACTGGAGATTCCCAGGTGGAAAGGAGATGCAAGGATATTCTTACATCCTGACTCATCCAGGAACACCCACGGTGTTCTATGACCACATTTTCTCTCACCACGAATCTGAAATTGCAGCTCTGATATCTCTCAGAAACCGGAATAAAATCCACTGTCGCAGTACT GTTCAAATCACCAAGGCGGAAAGGGATGTGTATGCAGCCATCATTGATGAAAATGTTGCAGTGAAGATAGGACCAGGTCATTATGAACCCCCAAGTGAGCCCCAGAGATGGTCTTTAGCTGTTGAGGGAAAAGATTACAAGGTCTGGGAAACATCTTGA